One Brassica oleracea var. oleracea cultivar TO1000 chromosome C7, BOL, whole genome shotgun sequence genomic window carries:
- the LOC106304888 gene encoding probable WRKY transcription factor 16 isoform X2, producing the protein METSSVNQHDVFIHFSLEEFRYSFASHLSAAFSRSSISVFVAEDTSGAAVTSNTDFQLPDATQSAIEGTKFIVVVFSKKDAFSPLFLETLVKFLERRKDGLVVVIPVFYGDVTLSMIEQKMESFGEAFSNHLQGRWRNGLIEAANLRGHKSSDQRNDSELVDEIVADVREKLYPTGTIGFYSRFLGIENLLRKQSHDIYRLGVWGTPGVGKTTIAQTAFNLMSQDFEAHCFLEDFHVNFQEKGLYKLREEHFIEKLKRTTVLIVLDDVRNPMEAESFLGGYDCFGLASLIIIISRDKQILYQCQVQGFFEVTSLNKKEGLQLFNQFAFPEKEPSDSNLVEVSKKVVEYANGNRAALCSYGRALKERAKPEEMEVEFEKIKRHPPQEIMDVFKSSYDTLTDHERNIFLDIACFFKDEKLDYILRILEGCGFFPHVGVDRLVDRSLLMISENKKVKMHNLIQDVGREIAKTENSHIARMWEPSSIKPLLEDDEPKETEFIEGIFLDTTNINVFVNPNVFENMYNLRLLKIYSSSSEPSQELYLPKGLESLPYELKLLHWEYYPLQSLPQDFDPSHLVEINLPYSQLQYLWTGTKSLAKLKIINLSHSQKLVEVDELSRACSLKEIVLKGCTTLERTPRIDQLKNLELLDLSCCTRIKRTELIEMIKPLDTGGLREIESGSMVFST; encoded by the exons ATGGAGACTTCAAGTGTGAATCAACATGACGTATTCATTCATTTCAGCTTGGAAGAGTTCCGCTACTCCTTTGCCAGCCATCTCTCGGCTGCTTTCAGCCGGAGTAGTATCTCCGTGTTTGTTGCAGAAGACACCAGCGGTGCGGCAGTGACATCAAATACTGATTTTCAGCTACCTGATGCCACTCAGTCTGCCATTGAAGGAACTAAGTTTATTGTGGTAGTTTTCTCCAAGAAAGACGCGTTCTCGCCGCTCTTCTTGGAAACGCTCGTGAAGTTCCTGGAGCGGCGTAAAGACGGTCTGGTCGTGGTGATTCCGGTCTTCTATGGTGATGTCACTCTATCAATGATTGAGCAAAAGATGGAAAGTTTCGGAGAAGCTTTTTCCAACCACCTACAAGGAAGATGGCGAAACGGTCTGATTGAAGCCGCGAACTTGCGAGGCCATAAGTCAAGTGATCAACGAAA TGACTCGGAGTTAGTGGATGAAATTGTTGCAGATGTGCGCGAGAAGCTGTATCCAACTGGTACGATCGGCTTTTATTCGAGGTTTCTTGGGATTGAGAACTTGCTTCGCAAGCAATCTCATGACATCTACCGGCTAGGGGTGTGGGGTACACCTGGTGTAGGCAAGACTACCATAGCTCAAACAGCCTTTAACCTAATGTCTCAGGACTTTGAAGCTCATTGTTTTCTCGAAGACTTCCACGTGAATTTTCAGGAGAAAGGACTATACAAATTGCGGGAAGAGCATTTCATCGAAAAACTAAAAAGGACAACTGTTCTTATTGTTCTTGATGATGTGCGTAATCCGATGGAAGCCGAGTCTTTCCTTGGAGGATATGATTGTTTTGGTCTCGCGAGTTTAATCATCATAATATCACGAGATAAACAAATTCTTTACCAGTGTCAAGTCCAGGGTTTTTTCGAGGTAACATCCTTAAACAAGAAGGAGGGTCTACAACTATTCAACCAGTTCGCGTTTCCAGAGAAAGAACCAAGTGATAGTAATCTAGTAGAAGTGTCAAAGAAGGTCGTTGAGTATGCTAATGGGAATCGTGCAGCTCTTTGCTCCTATGGCAGAGCGCTGAAGGAGAGAGCAAAACCAGAAGAAATGGAAGTAGAGTTCGAAAAGATCAAGCGTCATCCTCCACAGGAGATTATGGACGTTTTCAAAAGCAGTTATGATACGCTCACCGACCACGAGAGGAACATATTTTTGGACATTGCTTGTTTCTTTAAAGACGAAAAACTAGACTACATCTTGAGAATTCTTGAAGGTTGTGGGTTTTTTCCTCACGTTGGAGTTGACCGTCTTGTGGATCGGTCTCTTTTGATGATATCAGAGAACAAAAAGGTGAAGATGCATAATTTGATACAAGACGTTGGTCGGGAAATCGCCAAAACAGAAAACAGTCACATTGCGAGAATGTGGGAACCGTCAAGCATCAAGCCATTACTAGAAGATGATGAACCTAAG GAAACTGAATTTATCGAAGGAATATTTCTTGACACGACAAACATAAACGTTTTTGTTAACCCTAATGTATTTGAGAATATGTATAATCTTAGGCTGTTAAAGATTTACAGTTCAAGCTCTGAACCTTCTCAAGAACTATATCTCCCCAAGGGGCTAGAATCTCTGCCTTATGAGCTCAAACTGCTTCACTGGGAATACTATCCGTTGCAATCCTTGCCTCAAGATTTTGATCCCAGCCACCTTGTTGAAATCAATTTGCCTTATAGTCAGCTTCAATATCTCTGGACAGGAACCAAG AGTCTAGCGAAGTTGAAGATAATAAATCTTAGTCATTCTCAGAAACTAGTTGAAGTTGATGAACTCTCGAGAGCTTGTAGTCTTAAGGAGATCGTTCTAAAAGGTTGCACAACTTTGGAGCGCACCCCACGCATTGATCAGCTAAAGAATCTTGAACTTCTTGATCTCTCTTGTTGCACGAGAATCAAACGTACAGAACTTATAGAGATGATCAAACCACTGGATACAGGAGGACTGAGAGAAATAGAATCTGGATCAATGGTGTTCTCCACTTAA
- the LOC106304888 gene encoding probable WRKY transcription factor 16 isoform X1 — METSSVNQHDVFIHFSLEEFRYSFASHLSAAFSRSSISVFVAEDTSGAAVTSNTDFQLPDATQSAIEGTKFIVVVFSKKDAFSPLFLETLVKFLERRKDGLVVVIPVFYGDVTLSMIEQKMESFGEAFSNHLQGRWRNGLIEAANLRGHKSSDQRNDSELVDEIVADVREKLYPTGTIGFYSRFLGIENLLRKQSHDIYRLGVWGTPGVGKTTIAQTAFNLMSQDFEAHCFLEDFHVNFQEKGLYKLREEHFIEKLKRTTVLIVLDDVRNPMEAESFLGGYDCFGLASLIIIISRDKQILYQCQVQGFFEVTSLNKKEGLQLFNQFAFPEKEPSDSNLVEVSKKVVEYANGNRAALCSYGRALKERAKPEEMEVEFEKIKRHPPQEIMDVFKSSYDTLTDHERNIFLDIACFFKDEKLDYILRILEGCGFFPHVGVDRLVDRSLLMISENKKVKMHNLIQDVGREIAKTENSHIARMWEPSSIKPLLEDDEPKETEFIEGIFLDTTNINVFVNPNVFENMYNLRLLKIYSSSSEPSQELYLPKGLESLPYELKLLHWEYYPLQSLPQDFDPSHLVEINLPYSQLQYLWTGTKVNAIVFFCSLLHLWNYFVFHFVLQSLAKLKIINLSHSQKLVEVDELSRACSLKEIVLKGCTTLERTPRIDQLKNLELLDLSCCTRIKRTELIEMIKPLDTGGLREIESGSMVFST; from the exons ATGGAGACTTCAAGTGTGAATCAACATGACGTATTCATTCATTTCAGCTTGGAAGAGTTCCGCTACTCCTTTGCCAGCCATCTCTCGGCTGCTTTCAGCCGGAGTAGTATCTCCGTGTTTGTTGCAGAAGACACCAGCGGTGCGGCAGTGACATCAAATACTGATTTTCAGCTACCTGATGCCACTCAGTCTGCCATTGAAGGAACTAAGTTTATTGTGGTAGTTTTCTCCAAGAAAGACGCGTTCTCGCCGCTCTTCTTGGAAACGCTCGTGAAGTTCCTGGAGCGGCGTAAAGACGGTCTGGTCGTGGTGATTCCGGTCTTCTATGGTGATGTCACTCTATCAATGATTGAGCAAAAGATGGAAAGTTTCGGAGAAGCTTTTTCCAACCACCTACAAGGAAGATGGCGAAACGGTCTGATTGAAGCCGCGAACTTGCGAGGCCATAAGTCAAGTGATCAACGAAA TGACTCGGAGTTAGTGGATGAAATTGTTGCAGATGTGCGCGAGAAGCTGTATCCAACTGGTACGATCGGCTTTTATTCGAGGTTTCTTGGGATTGAGAACTTGCTTCGCAAGCAATCTCATGACATCTACCGGCTAGGGGTGTGGGGTACACCTGGTGTAGGCAAGACTACCATAGCTCAAACAGCCTTTAACCTAATGTCTCAGGACTTTGAAGCTCATTGTTTTCTCGAAGACTTCCACGTGAATTTTCAGGAGAAAGGACTATACAAATTGCGGGAAGAGCATTTCATCGAAAAACTAAAAAGGACAACTGTTCTTATTGTTCTTGATGATGTGCGTAATCCGATGGAAGCCGAGTCTTTCCTTGGAGGATATGATTGTTTTGGTCTCGCGAGTTTAATCATCATAATATCACGAGATAAACAAATTCTTTACCAGTGTCAAGTCCAGGGTTTTTTCGAGGTAACATCCTTAAACAAGAAGGAGGGTCTACAACTATTCAACCAGTTCGCGTTTCCAGAGAAAGAACCAAGTGATAGTAATCTAGTAGAAGTGTCAAAGAAGGTCGTTGAGTATGCTAATGGGAATCGTGCAGCTCTTTGCTCCTATGGCAGAGCGCTGAAGGAGAGAGCAAAACCAGAAGAAATGGAAGTAGAGTTCGAAAAGATCAAGCGTCATCCTCCACAGGAGATTATGGACGTTTTCAAAAGCAGTTATGATACGCTCACCGACCACGAGAGGAACATATTTTTGGACATTGCTTGTTTCTTTAAAGACGAAAAACTAGACTACATCTTGAGAATTCTTGAAGGTTGTGGGTTTTTTCCTCACGTTGGAGTTGACCGTCTTGTGGATCGGTCTCTTTTGATGATATCAGAGAACAAAAAGGTGAAGATGCATAATTTGATACAAGACGTTGGTCGGGAAATCGCCAAAACAGAAAACAGTCACATTGCGAGAATGTGGGAACCGTCAAGCATCAAGCCATTACTAGAAGATGATGAACCTAAG GAAACTGAATTTATCGAAGGAATATTTCTTGACACGACAAACATAAACGTTTTTGTTAACCCTAATGTATTTGAGAATATGTATAATCTTAGGCTGTTAAAGATTTACAGTTCAAGCTCTGAACCTTCTCAAGAACTATATCTCCCCAAGGGGCTAGAATCTCTGCCTTATGAGCTCAAACTGCTTCACTGGGAATACTATCCGTTGCAATCCTTGCCTCAAGATTTTGATCCCAGCCACCTTGTTGAAATCAATTTGCCTTATAGTCAGCTTCAATATCTCTGGACAGGAACCAAGGTAAACGCAATTGTTTTTTTTTGTTCACTCTTGCATTTATGGAATTACTTTGTGTTTCATTTTGTTTTACAGAGTCTAGCGAAGTTGAAGATAATAAATCTTAGTCATTCTCAGAAACTAGTTGAAGTTGATGAACTCTCGAGAGCTTGTAGTCTTAAGGAGATCGTTCTAAAAGGTTGCACAACTTTGGAGCGCACCCCACGCATTGATCAGCTAAAGAATCTTGAACTTCTTGATCTCTCTTGTTGCACGAGAATCAAACGTACAGAACTTATAGAGATGATCAAACCACTGGATACAGGAGGACTGAGAGAAATAGAATCTGGATCAATGGTGTTCTCCACTTAA